The DNA window aacagtCAACGTGGAGTCAACTTTTAATGCAGCGCCACGTAGGCAATAGGGGGCCCACATATGACAAGTCCCTTACACGTGGACTGACCTCATTGGCGAACCACTTCTCATCAACTTTCCATCTCTCCAAATAGAGGTTTGGAAACACAAAGAGTGAGAGAGAACGGCCAGGAcaggggaagaagaagaagaagaaggaaaagaCGCCATGCCGGCTCGGAAAAGAGCTATTACAGCGACAAACCTGAATCCAGATCATATTAAGACGGTGATTTCATCTGAAGATCCTCCAATTGCGCCGTCTAAAGCTGGCAAAATCTTGACCTGTTCGCTAATATTCTTCGTCCCTTACTTGTACTTGATTTTCATTCATTACAATATCGGTGCGGAGTTCAAGAGATCGATTGTTATCAATGCGGTCCTTAGCTCCGGCGGCTTCGTTTTAACATTGGTTATGATTCCGGTAGCATCTAGATACGTTTTAAGAAGGAATTTGTTTGGTTATGATATCAACAAGAAAGGCACGCCTCAAGGCTTAATTAAAGTGTGAGTACTGAGTTCATCTGTTATTACTTACTAATTCTTCTTCTGCTTAATTTACAAATATGACTTGAATTGTTATGTAAATATTGCAGGCCTGAATCATTAGGAATTGTTGTTGGAATTGTTTTCTTAGTTGTGGCTATCTTATTTCAGTATTTTAATTTCACTGCCGATTCAAATGTAAGTGTACTTACTTCATTTCCCTGAATTGTGCCTCCTGGAATCTATTGAATTGACTGTTCTGTTTTTTAATCATGAAGTGGCTTGTTGAGTATAATGTGGCTCTAGCATCCATCTGCTTCATGACATTGCTTGGATTTGTAGACGATGTTTTAGATGTTCCTTGGAGAGTGTGAGTATGCTGACTGATTTTGTTCAGATTAAACTTTCACTATTCTTGAAgaaatttttattaacaatgGTGTTTTTCAATGGGGATTGCTGGGATTAGGAAACTCTTGTTGCCATCAATTGCTGCTCTTCCTCTTTTGATGGCTTATGCTGGTCATACAACTATTCTCGTACCAAAGCCTCTTATTCCCTATGTTGGGTTTGAGATTCTTGATCTAGGTTGGCAATTTCTACTCTTTTAATTTTCTGTTAACGAACAGTGCTTGGTCTTGGTTTGAAAACTCAACTGACAGTAACTGTCTGTTTTTCTTTTggttaaaatttgtattattaatgtCTTGAAAAAGAATGGAAGGGGAAAACAATACTCTGCAACCAACCAGGATAAGCTTTGAATCTCCAAGAATGGAGGCTATAATCAGATATTTTAAAACACTAAACATCAAACAGTTCAAGTCCTTTCAAATATTCAATAacttgttgatattttattgGTAAAATTCATCAAGAAGATACAGTCTCAAGTTTGATTCCTGAATGTACCTTGAATCTGCTAACTTCCACTTTAAAAACCTTGGTCTCaaacaaaaaaagaagaagaaactttttGGTAAGTTCATTGAATTTTCTGAATTTGTGTTGGCATGAACAGGGTGGATATACAAGTTATATATGTGGCTGTTGGCAATATTTTGCACCAACTCTATCAATATCCATGCTGGCATAAATGGGCTTGAAGTTGGGCAAACAGTTGTTATTGCATCTGCTGTAAGTGTGACATATTTTTTTGGATGATGATTTGTTTGTtgtatgttaataataataataataaataggaAAAATGTCTGAGATGTTTTAGGGCATTTGCAGATGTTGATACACAATGTTATGCAAATTGGATTATCTTCTGATTCTGAATACAAACAAGCACACGTATTCTCTATTTACCTTATTCAGCCATTACTCGCAACTTCATTGGCTTTACTTTCTTTCAACTGGTATTACCTatctattatttcttttaataagttTGAACCAGACagagtttaatattttattttattttaggtatCCTTCATCAGTTTTTGTGGGTGATACTTATACCTACTTTGCTGGAATGACCATGGCTGTAGCTGGCATTCTTGGTCACTTTAGGTAAAGCTTCTCATCCCTtaaggtttttttgaaaaatgtcaactttcattaaataaaaagagcAAGAAACGTTCAATAGAAAACCctattttcttctctctttttttcaATAGTTGAAGTGTTTGAATGATGATTCCTACATTTTGTGTTGTTGCAGTGAAACCCTTCTTATATTCTTCACTCCCCAAGTTTTGAACTTCCTCCTGTCAGTTCCCCAGGTTTGTAAATCAATTTGTCTCAGTTCTTTTATCAGATTAAACCATATAATTCTGaaactaacttttttttcttaaattctgCTATAGCTGTCTGGTTTTATTCCATGTCCACGCCATCGACTGCCAAAGTAAGTTTCATCCTTTTATGTTATCGACGCTACACTGACAATGGTgtgtgataaaaataattatacattttccAGATTTGACCCTCAGACAGGATTACTGACTGGGACAAAAGACGGGACAGTTGTCAACGTGTCCTTGAGAGTTTTGGGTCGAAAATCAGAACAGTCGCTTTGTGTTGCATTACTAGTTTTTCAGGTAATTTTGATTCTTTATCCCCAATTGTTTTCTAAATGAATAATCCAACAAGAATTCGAACCTATCTATCTGCAGGCTATTTGTTGTTTCTTGTGTTTTGTACTGAGGTGGTTCCTAACTGGATGGTACAAGTAGTAAGCACCAATTTTCGCTAACCCTACAACTAGAAGGTAATATACGTGAAATTCGAAtgattgtattattattattattattgtcctTTTTTCCTTTAAATGAGCGATTATCAGGATAGGTGTCATCTGTAACTACTTGACATTGTGGTAGAAGGAACAATATTAGAACTTCATATGATATTAGATTTGTGTAGCAATCAAATAAACCAATGAGAATGAATGCTTAAGAA is part of the Impatiens glandulifera chromosome 1, dImpGla2.1, whole genome shotgun sequence genome and encodes:
- the LOC124921542 gene encoding UDP-N-acetylglucosamine--dolichyl-phosphate N-acetylglucosaminephosphotransferase, coding for MPARKRAITATNLNPDHIKTVISSEDPPIAPSKAGKILTCSLIFFVPYLYLIFIHYNIGAEFKRSIVINAVLSSGGFVLTLVMIPVASRYVLRRNLFGYDINKKGTPQGLIKVPESLGIVVGIVFLVVAILFQYFNFTADSNWLVEYNVALASICFMTLLGFVDDVLDVPWRVKLLLPSIAALPLLMAYAGHTTILVPKPLIPYVGFEILDLGWIYKLYMWLLAIFCTNSINIHAGINGLEVGQTVVIASAMLIHNVMQIGLSSDSEYKQAHVFSIYLIQPLLATSLALLSFNWYPSSVFVGDTYTYFAGMTMAVAGILGHFSETLLIFFTPQVLNFLLSVPQLSGFIPCPRHRLPKFDPQTGLLTGTKDGTVVNVSLRVLGRKSEQSLCVALLVFQAICCFLCFVLRWFLTGWYK